The following nucleotide sequence is from Pseudochaenichthys georgianus chromosome 17, fPseGeo1.2, whole genome shotgun sequence.
AACAAAAACACACCAACGTGCACAATGTCATTAATATCTGTTAAAAAAGAAATTAAGAAACAAGCACAACACTTTGAAACAAGCTCTCTGGTGGAGATGATAAAGACACATATCTGCTGTGCTGTATaagaacacaatggtgttcCATGTCCTAGTCTCTTCTCATTGTCCTTGAATAATGTCTAAATCTCCCACTTTTCTTCCCTCCGTGCTTCTTGTTATCTCAGAGGATGACTCAGTTTTTCCATTATATAGATTTCCTTCACCGTCTCCTTCCATTGTTCCTGGCAGAGGATCCACTTTACCCCGCTTCCTTTGTGAAAGCTGTTTTACAAGCTATCAAAAATATTTAGTTTCGCCTTATTTTCAATGTCACAGCGGGATTTGGAaagacttgtccatgcttttatcttcagtagactcgacgactgtaatggtgtctttgcaggtctccaaatatctggaacaaactcccagaaacctgcaggtccgctaccactccgactacttttaaatccagactaaagacttttctttttgccgctgctattaattgatatattcatatcttaaactgcactgtaacttttattcatgtattttttcttttaatgtttattttattatctttgctttttaatgactgtttttaaatgccattttcttaatgtctttcattgttttaaagcactttgaattgccttgtgttgaaaggtgctatataaataaacttgccttattCTCACATTTTCTACAGTAACATTTAAATTATAGACAGAGTAgctcataaatatatcatatcctAGCAGCTTTTGCAGAATGTATACCatgtataacatttaaaaatattatatGGCAAAATCAAAATATATAGTGCTAGAGTGTTTGGCTTCTACTCCACATTCGACAcactattattattacattgtgGATGTTAGATGTGCTGTCCACAAGTTCTGCCAAACATCAGTTTTAATGTCAAGCCTTTCCTTCCACAGACAGtaaataaaacataaataaatatgaaaCAACAATAACtcaggcagcagcagagcattACATCCCAGCATTACAGCAGGAAAGTAAAAGCAGTTCAAAGATGTTGTCGTGCCGACAAGCTGCAGACAGAGCACGTCCCCGTCCCCCCCTCAGAGCTCTGCAGCTGAGTGTGACGTCTGCCTGACGACAGCCGAGCAGCAGAGCCAACATCCTGCAGCAGCAGACATGACGTCATGAGAGCTAACTGTTGGTTAaagcctgcatgtgtgtgtgtgtgtgtgtgtgtgtgtgtgtgtgtgtgtgtgtgtgtgtgtgtgtgtgtgtgtgtgtgtgtgtgtgtgtgtgtgtgtgtgtgtgtgtgtgtgtgtatctgctgCAGTGAAATACATTGTTTAGTTgcagtgtgtgtgagcatgtgtcTCGCAGgagttactgtgtgtgtgtgtgtgtgtgtgtgtgtgtgtgtgtgtgtgtgtgtgtgtgtgtgtgtgtgtgtgtgtgtgtgtgtgtgtgtgtgtgtgtgtgtgtgtgtgtgtgtgtgtgtgtgtgtgtgtgtgtgtgtgtgtgtgtgtgtgtgtgtgtgtgtgtgtgtgtgtgcgcatgtgtcTCTGTAACTAAACAATGTATTTCACTGCAgcagtgtgtgagcgtgtgtctcGCGGCAGTGAGGCAGTTGTTTAgttagggagtgtgtgtgtgtgtgtgtgtgtgtgtgtgtgtgtgtgtgtgtgtgtgtgtgtgtgtgtgtgtgtgtgtgtgtgtgtgtgtgtgtgtgtgtgtgtgtgtgtgtgtgtgtgtgtgtgtgtgtgtgtgtgtgtgtgtgtgtgtgtgtgtgtgtgtgtgtgtgtgtgtgtgtgtgtgtgtgtgtgcatgttgctCTGTAACTAAACAATGTATTTCactgcagcagtgtgtgtgagcgtgtgtctcGTGGCAGTGAGGCAGTTGTTTAgttagggagtgtgtgtgtcagacagAGGAGCGTCAGAGCTCATTAAATATCCATTCACTGAATATGCTGTTGATGCCACGGTCTCCATGGCAACTGGCTCAACAGAACTTCAGTACAAATCTGCAGCCAGCAGCTTTATTATGACTGTCGCCATGGCCACACGGTTCGCTACACATTTATGATCCATGCAAAAGCACCAAGGATGAAACAGGAAAACTagggacacacacacggacacacacacacgcatcattTTCCGGGTGTGATCAAGAATGAATGAAGAGGACAAAATACAACAACAAATCGCCCTTTTCAACCTCAGACCCACACAAGCTAAAGTGAAGAACTATAAATCGTCTTTTAAACATCCctgtttaaagaggccctattagtCTTCTGTGCCAATGGTCTGCAAAAGGCTAGCACCCCTGTGTTCCCCCCAGAGGGAGGTTCTCTCCTAACAGGCGGGAGGATGAGGATTAGGGGTGAAGTCAAGGCAGAGTTAGATGGAATAAAACGGTGACACCATGGCAACATGCTGTATCTAAAACAGTCGGGGCAATATTTGCTTATTGATGGGCTCTCCCAGTACGATCATCATGTTCCTCTCGCTAGTGGCTGCCACATGGTAGTAACATGCAGTGCACCGATCAGGTGTTTGGTTTAATACCACACAGGGTtgcctttttctttgcacagcaccCCAACGCTCGCTTACATATCCATGTTTGCATTTTCCCTGCATCTGAGAGCCATGAGCATTAAGCCAATTGCTCTGATCCATGCTCCTCTCAGCTTGTTTACCCTCTCTCCATTTTACTTTCTCTTTAGATTAATTGAAAAGCtgaagtttgtttttaaggtcaATTCACTTTAGCAGAAAAGCCAGAGTGTCATTCTAATATTGACTTTAGTCTCTCCTAGTGCCTCCTAATGTGTGAATTAAGCTGTATACCAAGTTGTAGAAGCGTACAGTATTTATTGTTTGACTAATAAGCACTGCATACTAATAGTTTGTGGGCCGGGGCAGGGACTCTTCTAGCACCTGGAAAATAAACTAAATCAAGTCGTCGGGTTGAGAGGACCTGAAATGGTTCCCCTGTAAAAGTCCCTGCAGTTATTTATCTTTCCGCTCAATAAGCTCCTGGCCTCCTCTCTCCTACCTGCTCCTCAGGGTCCTCACCTGGAGCTGCAGGGTGACCTTTCCGGCCTcgctgttggtgtgtgtgtgagggagcagTCCGTTGTGTTCCTGCTGCTGCGTCTCTCTGCTGCTCGGCTGCTGGCCCGTCCTCTGGAGCATGTCCTTCACCACCTTCACCTTCAGACGGCTGCGCAGAGTGATGGCTGCATTGCCTGAAGTCCAAACACAGACATACTGACACCTTAAGCACTCACGTGGCATTCAAATACACACTATTCACAGTCTGTAGTGATATATATAATTAGGTATAGCACTGTGCATACTGTGTATACATAGGAGTCATTTACACTGGGGAGGACGCTTTTTTAATTGGCTGCTTTGCATTGTCTTAAAACGCAACGTAAGCTCAATGATATATCTCAACCCATACTATATTGTATACCTTACTGCATATAAATCACATTATCTCACTATTGAACACATGCTACATAGGTAAATATGCTCTGGTTAGGTGCTAAACTGACGTATGTTATTTTCTGCAATGACAATGAAGTTAAATCTAATCTCCTCTGATCTGTGTCATGAGCATGATTTACTTCTAGGTTTGAGCTTTCAGGAAAAGGAGCGTTTACATCTCGATTCATGTTTCATGGAATGCTCTTCTCTACCTTCAAACACTTTGGCCACTTCGGTCTTGTACGACTCGAATTTGAAGGGCGTCAGGAAACCCAGAGAGCCGAGGTGGAACGCCATGACCGGAGGCACGCTGCCCTGCAGGAAGAATATCAGTCCAGACATCAACATCAGATCACTCGTGCAATTTCTGTGGCTTaggtttttttacttttaaagaGCGGTCTTTATAGAGGAAATATTGTGTTCTAAAATATGTTTCATATGGAGAGTGAAAGCACAAGTCAAGGACATAGACATCATGAATGTATGTAGTCTGTATGTATGGATATTTcttcatttatttatgtttgaagTATAAAATGTTTAGACATCTGACTTCGTCAATCAAAGAGTGATTACCTGGAAGAGAGAGGAGGCGTAGAGCAGAGTCCCGTCTCCACCCAGGCAGATGATCAGGTCGATGCAGTCAGAGATATCATCGTAACCTGAAACAAAAAACACCGATATAATCAACAAATCATTTTCTATTTACCGACATTATGTATGCTCAAAATCTGATTTAATTCATGAATGTACTGTAAAAGTTCTTGTTTCAGAAGTCAGATAGCATATGTGTGTTGCCAGTTGtgcataatacatttcatttattcTAAGAGTGTAAGAGGAGCAACATAAGACAATTAAAGACCGTAGTTAATTATTTTcccatagatgagagtaacacctACGTCACTTCCGGGCGAAAATTACATCCCCGCCGCACTCATAACGtgcagggctggagtgactttcgctgttgggactcgggtttgagtccagcatgaacttttttgttattttcatgtcgatggacactgaatattatgtagttggaatagaagattcctaatattgtttgccgagaccaagattaatgacccatcagcattttaaagtctaaatatccctgcacatgcagcaatgacatttctgctgctatctttgcaaaacgagttaacagtcacatgtgatctggatgagtgctgcagaatgccgtttttataagggatgtatatgtgtgtgtctttcatattaaacatgatcgctggtagatagccacagaagatgtacacagtttaatctgggcggatcccattttccctgggcgaatcacagtttacctgagagggtcacagtttaacacagctgaaaacttctccacgctgctttcaaactctgagtaaacaacgtacgcttcactgggaggctgtctgCAGGTGTACacgtctcagatggacttggtatcacattaggaatgatattcagtgataattcgggcaacaatatctggttttaaggatttattcgagcggatcacagcttaacacagctgaagacttctccacgctgctttcaaactgtgagtaaacaacgtgtgcttcacttggaggctgtctgaaggtgtacacaggtctcagatggacttggtatcacattaagaacgatattcagtaataagtctgccaacaatagctggtttaaatgatttattggagctcgcaatgttttgaacagacatgcccatgtcaactcgtttttctttttgtagtcctcgctgttcgcgtccggatatcgccatcgtaaccacaacctcacacactggtactgaatgtgcatcaaagtgttcctatccagccaaatataccaaaagatttatgtaaacgacagaagaagcgatcgaaatgtgtatttcagtcgaaggccacgcccccacatctgtcaaccagttgatcggggaaccagttaaaccggaacaccggctgttactctcatgagcgaggcggaaAATAATAGTTGtatcatgccaaaaagctgctgtgtcgtttattgctcctcaaagattaaaacaaatccagagttacgtgtttctggacttcctctaagaaaaaggacggtaacagaagagctctgtggcttcagacttgatcagaggtcgcgttaaccgaatattttccgtctatgacggattttttttgacaatgaaatctgaaagcagtccgtcattttttagattagaacaaactcggaacagcgccaaagtttccccgcagcgaggcgccggtgttatgccgtgttatgcatgccctccaaaaaggaaatcataccgtttccaaacctaactgtgccgtacagatcattgaaatgtctgtgagttttggcgttacgctgtgcacgctcccgcgaggtgcagcagccatgcataacacggaGCATGTGAActgtcattttaaatgtttatataatttagattttatttttaaatcacatGACGACTAGATATTTATAGTAAATAAAAACcagaatatttatataaaatggCCTACTTTATTATACTGGTTGTGTGTTTACTGTGGGGCCTCACCCTCTCTGAAGGTGCAGAGCTGGTTGCGGATGGATCCGAACGCCTCGTCCTTCGACAGCGTAGCGTCGTCTGCTACTCTGCGCTCCACGTACACCATCATCTGTTTCTCCTGAAACACACGCTTTAGTGACGGCagccaaaacacacacagacatctcCAAAAAGCACTGTTTCTGTGATGAAGTTAAGCACAGGGCAACATGTGTGCTTTAATGTGACGCCGCCTGTCTGGAATGTAAATACATGAGCTCGCTCAGACAGTGTCGTTACACAGAGAGCCGCTTGTTTTGACCAGTCATCAGACCAGACAGTAACCTTACATGTCTGAATAATTTCCTGGGTTGTTTTTCTAAGAGTTAGATCATTTTTCAGTTCACATGGAAACAGTTTTCTGGCAATACTGGGGTTTGCAACGTGCTTTCGATATGCCCTGGTACACAAACAGCTGTTAATgttgcatacacacacaataacaCTTGATCGTTTGAACCAGACAGTTTTGTCAGCTCATGCTGTCTTTGTTGTCAGCTGTAGCATGCTAGTCGGCTaagcttttattttgtaaatctGGTTGTTATGTGGTTTAGGTTCAAGTCATTTTAATATACCAGACATGACATGAAACGTAGAGAAATTGTTCCAAGATTTCTACGGAAAAAAGCCAGTGTGCGAGATTAGCTACAAGATATGATAACTCTCAATAGCAGATAAAAGCTTTATGGTACCTTCGTCTTAGTGATTGTCAGCATAACATGGTCAGCTGCCCATGTTATGAATTGCTATTGTTATGAATGATCTTGCTGGCCCTTATAAACCGTTGGGCTTTTAAATACTTGTTAAGATCTGCAGGAACCCTGAAACACTACTTTGTGTGTCTATCATTTCTTCAGAGCATCAGTTTACTTTGTTTAATCTATTTTCATTTTTGTCATGTTGCTGCAGATGTCTCAGAAAGGTTAATTCACTTTTTTGTCATCACCACAATCTTCCTTGCAGCTTTGGTAGATCAAAGTCGTGCTGTTTTTATCTCTCTTTTTGATGAAGAGGTAATTACAGTTTGAGTTTAGTGTTATTTAAAGTTAGTTTAGTGTTATTATTGCCCCAAAGTGAAACTAAAAATCAGTTTTCATTTTAGTTTAAGATCCCAAAGTCCGCCTCTGCAATAACACATTAACATCATAAAACATTAATCTTGTCAAAAATACTAGGAGATATTTTGTAATCCAGTACCTCCACTAGAAACCTGCAGAGCTCTTTGAAAGGATCGACGAGGCTCTCATCTCTGATTTTCCTGATGACAAGAACGTTGACAGGAGGTTTGTTCCAGGTGAGCCGCTGGCTGGCCGGGTCCTGGATGTGCCTGAGACcagaaaacacacatacacatgagTAAACGAACACTCGGTGTCAGTGTCAATACGTTAGACACAGAAACAGACCAAAAAGTTGACCGTTACATTGTCTTGCTACTTTAAGCTAGTTTGCTGGATCctgatgattttcaaataaagtcAAATGCCACCATGTCTTACATCATGTTCTGAGTAAAGTAAAAATACATCTGCAGCGGCAGTCATTCATTAACAGTTTAGGGGGAGTGAGGTCCAAACTCCAAACATCAGACTATAAATTTCTTCCGCTCTTTACCATTTGTGTCTCTCCTCCTTTGAATGGCTGATCACAGGCTTTGTGCAGATAATTTCATGTCTGATTTCAGATCAAGTCCAGGTAAACACTCGTTAGACCAGGTGAAAACTAGCATCTGTCTTATGTTCTGTTAGCCACCCAATCACAGCAATCTCAATTAGTGTGAACACTATACAAAGTTCGACCCTCATGCTTACATGACTGAAGTTGGGTTGGGAAGAATACAGGCTTTGGGTCCGAAGTGAGTGGCTGGATACGGTCCATGTAGAAAGTGGGCTCTCCTGTGAGGATGGAGGAAAAAAATGAGGACAGGTCAACAGCTCACGTCCCGGGCAACAGAGCTGTGGCAGAGGCACGGCCGACCAGCTGGCAACCTGCAGTGCAAACCTCTTAGGAGAGCTTTCCGCTGTGTCGCTCGCCGAGCCAGAGGGCTCCAGGTGCTCCTGTTGGCCTGGCAACCTCAGCCGCTCACTCTCCCACAGCAGCTGTTCATGACCGACCCCCCGTTGCTGCGACCTCGTCCCCTTATGCCGTCTCCTTGGTGACTTGGGCGGGTGCTCCCGGTGCTTGGAGGGCTGATTATGGGATGCTGAGGGTTGCTCCGTGCCTCTGTCCGGCGCTGCAAAGGGCCCCGATGATGGGCCGGACTCTGAGCTCTCCATGCTTTAGGGAAGCTACACAGAATCAACTGTTATaagcaggggtgcacataacttttttgccctggttctcaaaggagcacctggagatgttgctttgtgcgcatccttaaaatgaaataaaccggacCTTTTGAGGGGTACTTGACTTTATGAACGGGGGGGGGAGGATCGCAGATGCCGTCGTGCTCACCGAcggattaaaacaattaaacctAAATAGCTCGCGAATTATACtttggcggccgttaatatacctgggcggcccgcccgcccgcccaagtaaagtctatgtgtgggaaaccctgctatCTTACCAGTtcttatatctatctatctatctatctatatctatatctatatctatatctatatctctctctctctctctctctctctctctctctctctctctctctctctctctctctctcctctctctctctctctctctctctctctctctctctctctctctctctctctctctctctctctctctctctctctctctctctctctctctgcaaatGCGCCTTCCCTGGTTATAAGATGTTTCGACAACTCAAAGAGAACCAACTGAGAGGATTATATAAAGATTTTTAAAAGGGCAAATCTGATTTGTCAAAGTGGGGGTGTCAAGGTACTCCACAGAAAGTGGAGTAAAGAGAAGATGTTGGTCACCCCCGTTTTGAAGAAGCAGACAGGAGTACCAGCTGAACTTTGAATTAACAAAGTCTCACAATAACACAACTACAATCTAACTGATTGAAGAAGGAGTAGACCCAAATCTGCTCTGATCTTCAAAGCTAAATTGCTTTTTTGTCAAAGGTGTCTTTGGACAGCATTGATAACAGCTTCAGTTCCCCGTTATGAAACGGCCTTCTAACATAataactaatatatatatataatgtaacgTCCACAGAAGTAAACTGTTTTGCTCCTGTGCTGGTACTAATGTCTGTTTCTCCAAACTGGGGGGTGCCGACCGTCAGCTACTGTAGATAACACACTACAATCACTTAAAGGATAGGAGACGTAAATACTGTATAACTTGTCAGAGGAGTATTTTTGTATATTGACTGCTGGTCAGACAAAATACCGCTTTGAAGATATCACCTGGGCTCTGGAAGAAATATATACTGGGCATTTTCAGTATTTTCTGACATTTGATATACTTAATGATCAGTAAATAACTTGGGGGAAAAAGTGCAGCTTAACTGGTTATTAACATAACTATAATTTCCCTATACTTATATAATAAATAACCTAGTTTAAGATGTATTATTGATAGGCTAACATTGTTTCACACTGGATGAGTTGTGTTTGTCACCTTTGGGTTCATAAGGGTTGATGTTTGTCCTACAGGAAAAAGTCGATGTATTAATCACTAAAGCTGTTAGTAAAGCAGTGCTCCATCAAACAGTCTATTGATCTGCTTATACGGTTTATGGAAAACAGTCGAACATAACTTGAACTATCGACTAAAATGAATCAAAACAGCGGCGTAAACTAACAAGGGCCACAACCAGTTATTAATTTCAGCATTTAATTATTTGcagataattattttttaaattagcattcCAAGGTGATATATTTTTGCCAGTCCAAAATCGAAAAATCttcagaataataataaaacggagagaagatatatatatttgagagAACTGTCTGCCAATTTCGCATCCTATATTAAACAAATATCTACGCACTACATTTTAGTATTAACATGGTGTAATAagtcaaataaaatacaaacgTGTTTTCTTTCCAATTTTTGATAAACAGTTTGACCTTGGACTAAGTTTTAGAGGGATAGCCGTCTTTTTAACAACAACCGTAAATAACAGTAAAACAATGACTAACCTTCAGAAAAGAGCAAACTAACGGCTCTCATATTTAAATAACCGTTATATGTTGACAGCAGAAGTTACCTAGCAAAAAGCTAAACTAGCTAAACCTGTGAAGGAAACGGAGCCTTACTTTGTCAGAAAGAAGAAAACATGCTTATATTGCTTCTACTTCATCGAGTGTGTTTAGACGCTATAAACACGTGTCTTTAAAGACAGACATTGTCGTCAAGGTTTAAAGGCTAAAAACCCAGTGTAAAACCAGTCTATGTGTAAAACCCGAGTGGTGCAGAGATGTTTCTAGAGCGGTTCAGGAGAGTCGTCACTGCGGGCTGAGCTCTGCGCAGAGCCGGCGCTCAGTTAAAGGAACAGCG
It contains:
- the nadkb gene encoding NAD kinase b, producing the protein MESSESGPSSGPFAAPDRGTEQPSASHNQPSKHREHPPKSPRRRHKGTRSQQRGVGHEQLLWESERLRLPGQQEHLEPSGSASDTAESSPKRRAHFLHGPYPATHFGPKACILPNPTSVMHIQDPASQRLTWNKPPVNVLVIRKIRDESLVDPFKELCRFLVEEKQMMVYVERRVADDATLSKDEAFGSIRNQLCTFREGYDDISDCIDLIICLGGDGTLLYASSLFQGSVPPVMAFHLGSLGFLTPFKFESYKTEVAKVFEGNAAITLRSRLKVKVVKDMLQRTGQQPSSRETQQQEHNGLLPHTHTNSEAGKVTLQLQVLNEVVVDRGPSSYLSNVDLYLDGRLITSVQGDGVIVSTPTGSTAYAAAAGASMIHPNVPAIMVTPICPHSLSFRPIVVPAGVELMITLSPDARNTAWVSFDGRKRQEIQHGDCIKITTSCYPVPSICCHDLVYDWFESLAQCLHWNVRKRQERLADVSDSSDTEN